In Microbacterium sp. AB, a single genomic region encodes these proteins:
- a CDS encoding DNA polymerase III subunit delta': MTSVAAPALPWGDVWGQDEAVDTLRSAASDPGALAHAWLVTGPPGSGRSTLAYAFAAALISSGPDDVQAMRQVLAGTHPDLSALRTEGVIITIAQARSLVERSYFSPSTGRYRVIVVEDADRMTERTSNVLLKALEEPPPETIWVLCAPSDADLLPTIRSRVRLLRLREPEVADVASLIRARTGVDEAVAEQAARHAQRHIGMAQRLATDAASRTRRDETLRAVLRVRGIGDVVEVAGSIVQAATDDAKALTAERDEAERASLLRTIGFADGARIPPAVRSQISALEDEQKKRATRSLRDGIDRVLTDLQSLYRDVVLLQLGREDGLINLELLDDLRSLASAWKPQRTLTVLDHIAETRDALEKNVQPTLALESLLVTVVSGRKP; this comes from the coding sequence ATGACTTCGGTGGCCGCTCCCGCGCTGCCGTGGGGCGACGTGTGGGGACAGGACGAGGCCGTCGACACGCTGCGCTCCGCGGCATCCGATCCGGGAGCCCTCGCCCACGCGTGGCTCGTCACGGGCCCCCCCGGCTCCGGCCGCTCGACGCTGGCATACGCGTTCGCGGCCGCGCTCATCTCATCCGGGCCCGACGACGTCCAGGCGATGAGGCAGGTGCTCGCCGGCACCCATCCCGACCTCTCGGCGCTGCGCACCGAGGGCGTCATCATCACGATCGCGCAGGCGCGCTCGCTCGTGGAGCGGTCGTACTTCTCGCCGTCGACGGGCCGGTATCGCGTCATCGTCGTCGAGGACGCCGACCGGATGACCGAGCGCACGTCGAATGTCCTGCTGAAGGCGCTCGAGGAGCCGCCGCCCGAGACGATCTGGGTGCTGTGCGCGCCGAGCGACGCCGATCTGCTCCCGACCATCCGCTCGCGCGTGCGCCTGCTGCGGCTGCGCGAGCCGGAGGTGGCGGATGTCGCGAGCCTCATCCGCGCGCGGACGGGCGTCGACGAGGCGGTCGCCGAGCAGGCCGCGCGTCACGCCCAGCGGCACATCGGGATGGCGCAGCGGCTCGCCACCGACGCGGCGTCGCGCACCCGCCGCGACGAGACCCTGCGCGCGGTGCTGCGTGTGCGCGGCATCGGCGACGTCGTCGAGGTCGCCGGCTCCATCGTGCAGGCCGCGACCGACGATGCCAAGGCGCTGACTGCCGAGCGCGACGAGGCCGAGCGCGCGTCGCTCCTGCGGACGATCGGGTTCGCGGACGGCGCGAGGATCCCGCCCGCCGTGCGCTCGCAGATCTCCGCGCTGGAGGACGAGCAGAAGAAGCGCGCGACCCGGAGCCTGCGCGACGGCATCGACCGGGTGCTCACCGACCTGCAGTCGCTGTACCGCGACGTCGTGCTGCTGCAGCTCGGACGCGAGGACGGGCTCATCAACCTCGAGCTCCTCGACGACCTGCGCTCGCTCGCGTCCGCCTGGAAGCCGCAGCGCACCCTGACCGTGCTCGATCACATCGCCGAGACGCGCGACGCCCTCGAGAAGAACGTGCAGCCCACGCTCGCGCTCGAGAGCCTGCTCGTCACGGTCGTGAGTGGAAGGAAGCCATGA
- the tmk gene encoding dTMP kinase: MANGIWITFEGGDGVGKTTQARLLQEWLEAEGRTVVRTREPGGSEVGRLVRDIVLHHRGDIVPRAEALLYAADRAQHISTVVRPALVRGDVVIQDRYLDSSVAYQGAGRVLDAHEVRALSLWAAEDALPDVTVLLDLDPAVARARLDADDKPFDRLEAEREDFHRRVRGAFLDLADADPDRFLVLDASLPPAALAEAVRARVGSTL; encoded by the coding sequence GTGGCGAACGGCATCTGGATCACCTTCGAGGGCGGGGACGGCGTCGGCAAGACGACGCAGGCGCGACTGCTGCAGGAGTGGCTCGAGGCCGAAGGGCGCACGGTCGTGCGCACGCGCGAGCCGGGCGGCAGCGAGGTGGGGCGACTCGTCCGCGACATCGTGCTGCACCACCGCGGCGACATCGTCCCGCGCGCCGAGGCCCTGCTGTACGCCGCCGACCGGGCTCAGCACATCAGCACCGTCGTCCGCCCGGCGCTCGTGCGCGGGGACGTCGTGATCCAGGACCGCTACCTCGACTCGTCGGTCGCCTATCAGGGCGCCGGACGGGTGCTCGACGCGCACGAGGTGCGCGCGCTGTCGCTGTGGGCCGCCGAGGACGCGCTGCCCGACGTCACGGTGCTGCTCGATCTCGACCCGGCCGTCGCACGAGCCCGGCTCGACGCCGACGACAAGCCGTTCGACAGGCTCGAGGCCGAGAGGGAGGACTTCCACCGCCGCGTGAGGGGGGCCTTCCTCGACCTCGCGGACGCGGATCCCGATCGCTTCCTCGTCCTCGACGCGTCGCTCCCTCCCGCCGCGCTCGCCGAGGCCGTCCGCGCTCGCGTCGGCTCGACGCTCTGA